The following proteins are encoded in a genomic region of Benincasa hispida cultivar B227 unplaced genomic scaffold, ASM972705v1 Contig245, whole genome shotgun sequence:
- the LOC120069115 gene encoding sodium/hydrogen exchanger 2-like, whose translation MDSYFGNAVMKLALKADPEEHRVALFVLLLCACIVIGHLLEKSRWINESVTAIFIGLLTGTLILLTTKGRNSRILVFSEELFFIYVLPPIIFNAGFQVKKKQFFRNFLMIMLFGAVGTVISFFIISLGSLHLFKNFDIGFLDVGDYFALGAILSATDSVCTLQVLNQDETPLLYSLVFGEGVVNDATSVVLFKAIQRFDLSHITSSNGIQLLGNFFYLFFTSTLLGVIVGLSSAYIIKKLYFGRHSTDREVALMILMPYLSYMTAELCYLSGILTMFFCGIVMSHYTWHNVTESSRVTTKHTFATFSFVSETFIFLYVGMDALDIEKWKVVGQRPWTSAGVSLILLGLVLVARAAFVFPLSFISNLTRKSQTDKIGFKQQVTIWWAGLMRGAVSVALAYNQFTRSGHTQLQGNAIMITSTITIVLITNVVFGLLTKPIVRYMLSLHDRQIDGIILADSPLKSLNDPLLPGVEDTESDVGGSDIPRPTSLRMLLTTPTHSVHYYWRMFDDRYMRPVFGGRGFVSFIPGSPTEKYIH comes from the exons aTGGATTCGTATTTCGGAAACGCTGTGATGAAGTTGGCTTTGAAAGCAGACCCTGAAGAGCATCGTGTTGCACTGTTTGTATTACTTCTTTGTGCTTGTATTGTAATTGGGCATCTTCTCGAGAAAAGTCGTTGGATAAATGAATCAGTCACTGCCATTTTCATT GGTCTTCTCACTGGAACTCTCATCTTATTAACTACCAAAGGCAGAAACTCACGCATCCTAGTGTTTagtgaagaacttttcttcatttaTGTTCTTCCACCTATAATTTTTAATGCCGG GTTTCAGGTGAAAAAGAAACAGTTCTTTCGAAACTTTCTAATGATCATGTTGTTTGGGGCTGTTGGTACAGTGATCTCATTTTTCATCATATCACTAG GTTCACTCCATTTATTCAAGAACTTTGACATTGGCTTCTTAGACGTGGGTGATTATTTTG CCCTTGGAGCAATCTTATCAGCGACAGATAGTGTTTGCACCTTGCAG GTGCTTAATCAGGATGAGACTCCTTTACTGTATAGTCTAGTCTTTGGTGAAGGCGTGGTTAATGATGCTACTTCTGTTGTACTATTCAAAGCAATCCAGAGATTTGACCTCTCTCACATCACCTCATCCAATGGCATTCAGCTTCTTGGaaactttttctatttattttttacgaGCACCTTGCTGGGAGTGATT GTTGGGCTGTCCAGTGCATACATCATAAAGAAACTGTACTTTGGCAG gCACTCAACTGATCGGGAGGTTGCTTTGATGATTTTAATGCCTTACCTTTCGTATATGACTGCTGAA TTGTGCTATCTAAGTGGTATTCTTACCATGTTCTTTTGTGGGATTGTCATGTCTCACTACACTTGGCATAATGTGACTGAAAGTTCACGAGTGACCACCAA GCATACTTTTGCAACGTTCTCATTTGTTTCAGAGACTTTCATCTTCTTATATGTTGGTATGGATGCGTTGGATATTGAGAAGTGGAAAGTTGTTGGCCAAAG GCCTTGGACATCGGCTGGAGTGAGTCTAATACTGCTTGGTTTAGTCCTTGTTGCAAGAGCAGCTTTTGTATTTCCACTTTCTTTTATATCAAACTTGACTAGAAAGTCCCAGACTGACAAAATTGGGTTTAAGCAGCAG GTTACAATTTGGTGGGCTGGGCTCATGAGGGGCGCTGTATCTGTGGCCCTTGCTTATAATCAG TTTACAAGGTCGGGGCACACGCAACTACAAGGGAATGCGATCATGATTACTAGCACAATCACAATTGTCCTCATCACTAATGTG GTATTTGGACTATTAACTAAACCTATTGTAAGGTACATGCTTTCACTGCATGATAGACAAATAGATGGCATAATTCTAGCAGATTCTCCACTGAAGTCGCTGAATGACCCTCTTCTGCCTGGTGTTGAAGATACCGAATCCGATGTTGGAGGATCAGACATTCCCCGTCCTACCAGCTTACGAATGCTGTTGACAACTCCAACTCATTCTGTCCATTACTATTGGCGGATGTTCGATGATCGATACATGCGGCCTGTTTTTGGTGGAAGAGGTTTTGTATCTTTCATCCCTGGTTCACCAACTGAAAAGTATATCCATTGA